One window of the Salvia miltiorrhiza cultivar Shanhuang (shh) chromosome 6, IMPLAD_Smil_shh, whole genome shotgun sequence genome contains the following:
- the LOC130988940 gene encoding pentatricopeptide repeat-containing protein At3g26782, mitochondrial, translating into MKTKWRLKFSCYLSERRRFSTTANITTLFNKYIDRSSVHSWNSIIAELARSGNSIEALKAFSSMRKSQIKPNRSTFPCAIKSCSALGDLNSGRQAHQQAIVFGYASDLFVSSSLIDMYAKCRHLRDARNMFDEIPHRNVVSWTSMINGYVQNNCPREALLLFKDQLVEESVDGVTMVSILSACSRACEKNVTRGVHGVVIKRGFDEDLGVGNTLIDAYAKCGMLESSRRVFDGMDERDSISWNSMIAVCAQHRAAEEAIGVFRSMVRNAEYDAVTLSAVLLACAHAGALRIGKGIHVQVIKMSLENDVFVGTSIINMYCKCGRVSAARRAFDRMNVRNVKTWSAMIAGYGMHGQAREALEILSEMIRRGVKPNNISFVSVLSACCHAGLVDEGWHWFCTMQHRFKIEPTVEHYGCMVDLLGRAGFLEKAYGLVQEMKVRPDLVIWCSLLASGRIHRNVEIGEISARKLFELDPNNSGYYTLLSNIYADAGRWDDVKRIRIDMRKHGVAKSPGYSIIELKGRVNIFLVGDRQHPEHEKIYAYLKEITTKLQEIGYVPSVGSVLHDVDEEEKEFALQIHSEKLAVVFGIMSSVPGTTILITKNIRTCEDCHMMFKLITKIKDHDIVMRDPKRFHHFSKGACSCGDYW; encoded by the exons ATGAAGACTAAATGGAGACTGAAATTTAGTTGCTATTTATCAGAGCGGCGGCGTTTCTCCACCACCGCCAACATCACAACTCTGTTCAACAAATACATTGACAGAAGCAGCGTCCACTCTTGGAACTCTATTATAGCCGAGTTAGCTCGGAGCGGCAACTCAATCGAAGCCCTCAAAGCCTTTTCCTCAATGCGCAAATCCCAAATCAAGCCCAACCGCTCAACTTTCCCTTGCGCGATTAAATCCTGTTCCGCACTCGGCGATCTGAACTCCGGTAGGCAAGCCCACCAACAAGCAATAGTCTTCGGCTACGCTTCCGATCTCTTCGTATCTTCTTCGCTTATCGACATGTACGCCAAGTGCCGCCACTTGCGCGATGCACGGAACATGTTCGACGAAATTCCTCACAGAAATGTTGTGTCTTGGACGTCGATGATTAATGGCTATGTACAAAATAACTGCCCTCGAGAGGCGCTCCTGCTCTTCAAGGATCAGCTGGTTGAGGAGAGCGTGGATGGGGTCACCATGGTTTCGATTCTATCTGCTTGTTCGCGTGCTTGTGAGAAAAATGTGACGCGCGGGGTTCACGGCGTTGTGATCAAGAGAGGATTCGATGAGGATTTGGGCGTTGGCAATACATTGATTGACGCATATGCCAAATGCGGGATGCTTGAGTCTTCTAGGAGGGTGTTTGATGGGATGGATGAAAGGGATTCCATCTCTTGGAACTCCATGATCGCGGTTTGCGCACAGCATAGGGCAGCTGAGGAGGCTATTGGTGTTTTCCGGTCAATGGTGAGAAATGCAGAGTATGATGCGGTGACTTTGTCAGCTGTGTTGTTAGCTTGTGCACATGCTGGAGCTCTTCGAATCGGCAAAGGCATACACGTTCAG GTGATAAAGATGAGCCTAGAGAATGACGTATTTGTAGGAACATCGATTATTAACATGTACTGCAAATGTGGGAGAGTTAGTGCAGCTAGGAGAGCATTTGATAGGATGAATGTGAGAAATGTAAAGACATGGTCCGCCATGATTGCTGGTTACGGAATGCACGGTCAAGCAAGGGAGGCTCTCGAGATTTTGTCAGAGATGATTCGTCGTGGAGTGAAACCTAACAACATCAGCTTTGTATCGGTCCTCTCAGCGTGTTGCCATGCTGGCCTGGTGGATGAAGGATGGCACTGGTTTTGCACGATGCAGCATAGGTTTAAAATAGAGCCGACTGTAGAACACTATGGCTGCATGGTTGATCTCCTTGGTCGGGCGGGTTTTCTAGAAAAAGCATATGGTTTGGTCCAGGAGATGAAGGTGAGACCTGATCTTGTAATTTGGTGCTCTCTTTTAGCTTCGGGCAGGATACACAGAAATGTCGAGATAGGAGAGATCTCGGCAAGGAAATTGTTTGAGTTGGATCCCAATAACTCGGGGTATTACACATTGCTTTCGAATATTTATGCTGATGCAGGTAGGTGGGATGATGTGAAAAGAATTCGAATAGATATGAGAAAACATGGAGTTGCTAAATCCCCTGGATATAGCATCATTGAACTTAAAGGTAGGGTTAATATATTTCTGGTTGGAGATAGGCAGCATCCCGAGCATGAAAAGATATATGCTTACCTAAAAGAAATAACTACAAAGCTTCAAGAAATCGGGTATGTACCTAGTGTGGGCTCGGTTCTTCATGATgttgatgaagaagagaaggaaTTTGCATTACAAATTCACAGTGAGAAGCTGGCTGTTGTTTTCGGGATCATGAGCTCAGTTCCTGGTACAACCATCCTGATTACTAAGAATATTAGAACTTGTGAAGACTGTCATATGATGTTCAAGTTAATAACCAagattaaagatcatgatattGTGATGAGAGATCCGAAACGGTTTCACCATTTCAGCAAAGGTGCTTGTTCATGTGGAGACTACTGGTGA
- the LOC130988941 gene encoding xyloglucan galactosyltransferase XLT2-like has protein sequence MVPSCSPDSQSVKKPPKPTNLMKTTLNSIKIHISSHPRFWLFIAFLWVQALIISIARTPPPCFPDRSSAGPISVRYVPIHDDAVLSNATAVPEPPPAQYTDDCPSGRVFAYDLPPAFNRDLVVPNCTDLDPWNWECGIISNHGYGRAATELRRTLPEDLHKSWYHTNQFTLEVIFHHRILKHKCRTLDPELATAFYIPFYAGLAVGKHLWGNDTSARDRHCKMMLRWVKSQSYWHKMNGSDHFMTIGRITWDFRRLTDPGKSWGSSFLNMPSMQRVTRFIVEKYPGDEMDVAVPYPTGFHPKTRDGLIEWQSFVRDRKRAALFSFIGTDHNWGGNDLRRLIMDYCRRESSSCRAVDCAVSECFTNSSVTLMTLLDSEFCLQPKGDSFTSKAVFECLVAGSVPVFFLKTAYEQYEWFLPGEPESYSVFIDPEEVRNGTVAVKEVLQRYGKEEIQKKREKVIETIPRIIYSKPNAGIKSFKDAFDIAFDGAMERIKEEKEWADFL, from the coding sequence ATGGTTCCATCGTGCTCACCCGATTCCCAAAGTGTGAAAAAACCTCCCAAACCCACCAATTTGATGAAGACCACTCTGAATTCCATCAAGATCCACATCTCCTCCCACCCCCGTTTCTGGCTCTTCATTGCCTTCCTCTGGGTTCAGGCCCTCATCATCTCCATCGCCCGCACCCCGCCCCCATGCTTCCCCGACCGCTCCTCCGCCGGCCCTATCTCCGTCCGCTACGTTCCCATCCACGACGACGCCGTCTTATCCAACGCCACCGCCGTCCCCGAACCTCCCCCCGCCCAGTACACCGACGATTGCCCCTCCGGTAGGGTCTTCGCCTACGACCTCCCCCCCGCCTTCAACCGCGACCTCGTCGTCCCCAATTGCACCGATCTGGACCCCTGGAACTGGGAATGCGGCATCATCTCCAACCACGGCTACGGCCGCGCCGCCACCGAGCTCCGCCGCACCCTCCCGGAGGATCTCCACAAGTCGTGGTACCACACCAATCAATTCACGCTCGAGGTCATCTTCCACCACCGGATCCTCAAGCACAAATGCCGAACCCTAGATCCGGAATTAGCAACGGCGTTCTACATCCCCTTCTACGCGGGGCTCGCCGTGGGGAAGCACCTATGGGGTAACGACACGTCAGCTCGGGATCGTCATTGTAAAATGATGCTGAGGTGGGTTAAGAGCCAGAGCTACTGGCACAAAATGAACGGCTCAGATCATTTCATGACGATCGGACGGATCACGTGGGATTTCCGGCGGTTGACTGACCCGGGAAAATCCTGGGGCTCCAGCTTCCTCAACATGCCGTCTATGCAGCGAGTCACCCGATTCATCGTCGAGAAATACCCCGGCGATGAAATGGACGTCGCCGTGCCCTACCCCACCGGATTCCACCCCAAAACCAGGGACGGATTAATCGAATGGCAGAGCTTCGTGCGCGATCGCAAGCGTGCGGCGCTCTTCTCCTTCATCGGCACCGATCACAATTGGGGGGGAAACGACCTCCGCCGCCTAATTATGGACTACTGCCGCCGTGAATCGAGTTCCTGCCGGGCGGTTGATTGTGCCGTGAGCGAGTGCTTCACGAATTCGTCAGTGACGCTGATGACGCTGCTGGATTCGGAGTTCTGCCTGCAGCCCAAGGGGGATAGCTTCACGAGCAAGGCGGTTTTCGAGTGCCTGGTGGCCGGTTCGGTGCCGGTTTTCTTCTTGAAAACTGCTTACGAGCAGTACGAGTGGTTCCTACCGGGCGAACCGGAGAGCTACTCGGTTTTCATAGACCCGGAGGAGGTGAGGAACGGGACGGTAGCGGTGAAGGAGGTGCTGCAGAGGTACGGCAAGGAGGAGATtcagaagaagagagagaaagtgatcgAGACGATTCCGAGAATCATCTACTCCAAACCGAATGCAGGGATCAAGAGTTTCAAGGATGCTTTTGATATTGCTTTCGATGGGGCTATGGAGAGGATTAAGGAGGAGAAAGAATGGGCTGATTTCTTATGa